CCTGCGATCCGTGTCGTACTAGTCGAAGACCACGACATGGTGGCGGAAGCGATGGAACTCGTCTTCGCCGGGATCGGCGACATCGATCTCGCCGCGCGGGCCGGTTCGGTGGCCGCCGCGGTGCGCGAGGTCGAGCTGACCCATCCCGATCTGGTGCTGCTCGACCGGCGGCTGCCCGACGGCGACGGCATCGAGGTGATCGCCCGCCTCCGCGACCTCGCCGCCGCGCCCAAGGTCCTGCTGCTCACCGCCGAGGTCACCGCCGGGGTGGCCACCAGGGTGGTCGAGGCGGGCGGGTCCGGCGTGGTGGCCAAGACCGCCGGGCTCGACCAGCTGGCCGACGCCATCCGCCGCGCCGCGGCGGGGGAGATGGTGTTCGACGCGGTGCTGCTCGGCGAGGTGATCGACCGGCTGTCCGGGCGCGGTACCCCGGCCGAGCTGACCGCCCGCGAACGCGAGATCCTGCGCCTGTTCGCCGACGGCGCCACGGTCGAGGAGATCAC
The genomic region above belongs to Amycolatopsis sp. YIM 10 and contains:
- a CDS encoding response regulator transcription factor: MPAIRVVLVEDHDMVAEAMELVFAGIGDIDLAARAGSVAAAVREVELTHPDLVLLDRRLPDGDGIEVIARLRDLAAAPKVLLLTAEVTAGVATRVVEAGGSGVVAKTAGLDQLADAIRRAAAGEMVFDAVLLGEVIDRLSGRGTPAELTAREREILRLFADGATVEEITRRLHLARNTVRNHAQRALAKLGAHSRLEAVAIARRRGLLD